One Oncorhynchus kisutch isolate 150728-3 linkage group LG13, Okis_V2, whole genome shotgun sequence DNA window includes the following coding sequences:
- the LOC109901946 gene encoding DENN domain-containing protein 4B-like isoform X3 has translation MMEEKCPQLVDYFVVAGLAPGGSAPLDEEGQQRGGRVVEPVIDLAVIARGLGEEVPEGFTCIEKTQGGHPAELSTGLINNPHMYLCYRRGHDKPPILDLGVLYEGKEVVKQGWYVIETTPYSRSASLSSGGPATHRTFLTYRRAPESQALHTLGVTDISLLLPSKGEVAPHTFCRVEKNLNTGIWGPALYLCYKRAVAKANALVYEAGLISRYPEADVESFPLPESVPMFCLPMGVTVESWPLNTKYQLPVFSTFVLTSACGDKVYGAAIQFYEAFPRECLSERQSVRLGLVSVVDRRPITNRTLQVKKSVCVLSHWPFFTVFQKFLTFVYRYSISGPHVLPLEKHISSFMHNVPFPSPQRPRILVQLSPYDNLLLCQPVSSPLLLSGASFVKLLQNLGPENACVLLLAVLTEHKLLLHSLRPDVLTSVSEALVSMTFPLRWHCPYIPLCPLRLADVLCAPMPFIVGIHSSYFDLYDPPTDVVCVDLDTNTIFQAEDKKLLSWRSLPRKHGKMLVNTLTNLMKTLEKIYTTGQEEATLEFLLTDYDLIYGRQKQLELEIQEAFLRFMSCLLRGYRAYLLPITQAPSDRTTDCSSLFNLQGFLKSRERNHQKFYTQLTRTQMFTQFIEECSFVSDRHACLEFFDECVQKQSDVEKPEEVRLIDLDEAHSGEHTVFIMPPEEPQEPDGSECPTHYSYETFPVLCMDLFDQPQDQLRVPTKGSAPSSPAPRRTKQEIKLAQKRAQIYSAVPDMWSKCLLGHCYGLWFIYLPTFVRAESAKVRALQTAYEVLKHMETRKVVLPDEVCYRILMQLCGQYGQPVLAVRVLLEMKKAGITPNTITYAYYNKAVLESKWPSTNQGGRLRWAKLRNVLMAVAQFRQPVRQWQKSGSVGSRTDTMDSNQRSRPQSNLIRQSSWSGLSESSSHESLTGPMVKSNSLNSMRGSTDKSKLSMKAVLRNAGANGCSDPASRKPPVGPRDTSTPSPFPPGGVLVRRDQVCLSTFYKDCAEMADSDPDCSCQPEDRDGRPPGPRDTVSRKAVDENYNNVSPRSRGSLTGKLQQLLTPTRHRVSGRRAASVDARRSGGENGPVSRVSEQRQSRKVAESLLKAKERLYNATSESSLSVGSDVDLPDTTNLAFPLRKSWDTNQEGAGLQVLMSSCSLCRSCNSLVYDEEIMAGWTSDDSNLNSSCPFCSTTFVPLLNAEICDLGPISSLERTNWNTEEEVESAAKPPGGQEAILGHNGVSEDSSSETSSYSESSSATMGSSVGESPQVTVAYLSPLVLRKELESLLENEGEAVLAQGQLLDSHSIIFWNLVWYFHRLGLPSNLLQLVRSSPLANQLAQTSENSAVRVRLLWDTLTPDTDHWPPLYILWRIHSGVPMRNHSWRRHNHPFTLAFLEEVLRWVGMNEIHKGITLFLETIAKQPGTPKIQRSLYREMLFLTLAAMGRDHVAAFDKKYKAAYQRLSGSLGRGELRRKRAQPPSPKAVDCRRSFLLPLEC, from the exons ATGATGGAGGAGAAATGCCCCCAGCTAGTGGACTACTTTGTGGTGGCAGGGCTGGCCCCGGGGGGCTCGGCCCCACTGGACGAAGAGGGCCAGCAGAGAGGGGGCCGGGTGGTGGAGCCGGTCATAGACCTGGCGGTGATCGCCCGGGGCTTGGGGGAGGAGGTGCCTGAGGGCTTCACCTGCATCGAGAAGACCCAGGGGGGCCACCCGGCAGAGCTGAGCACCGGACTCATCAACAACCCCCACATGTACCTGTGTTACCGCCGTGGGCATGACAAGCCACCCATCCTCGACCTCGG GGTGCTGTACGAGGGCAAAGAGGTGGTGAAGCAGGGCTGGTATGTGATCGAGACCACCCCCTACAGCCGCTCAGCCAGCCTGAGCTCCGGGGGGCCCGCCACCCACCGCACCTTCCTGACTTACCGCCGGGCCCCAGAGTCCCAGGCCCTCCACACCCTGGGGGTCACAGACATCTCCCTCCTGCTGCCCAGTAAGGGGGAGGTGGCCCCCCACACCTTCTGCCGGGTGGAGAAGAACCTCAACACTGGCATA TGGGGTCCAGCCTTATACCTGTGCTACAAGAGAGCTGTAGCCAAAGCCAATGCCCTAGTCTATGAAGCAG GTCTGATCAGTCGGTATCCGGAAGCGGACGTGGAGTCGTTCCCCCTGCCAGAGTCTGTGCCTATGTTCTGTCTGCCCATGGGTGTGACGGTGGAGAGCTGGCCCCTCAACACCAAGTACCAGCTCCCTGTCTTCTCTACCTTCGTCCTCACTAGCGCCTGTGGCGACAAG GTTTACGGTGCTGCCATCCAGTTCTATGAGGCGTTCCCACGGGAGTGCCTCTCGGAGCGGCAGAGCGTCCGTCTGGGCCTGGTGAGCGTGGTGGACCGGCGGCCTATCACCAACCGCACCCTGCAAGTGAAGAAGAGCGTGTGTGTTCTCTCCCACTGGCCCTTCTTCACCGTCTTCCAGAAGTTCCTCACCTTCGTCTACCGATACTCCATCTCCGGACCCCACGTGCTGCCCCTTGAGAA GCACATCTCCAGCTTCATGCACAACGTCCCGTTCCCTTCCCCTCAGCGGCCTCGCATCCTAGTGCAG CTCTCCCCCTATGACAACCTTCTCCTCTGTcagcctgtctcctcccccttaCTGCTCAG tggtgctaGCTTTGTGAAGCTGCTGCAGAACCTGGGCCCTGAGAACGCCTGTGTCCTGCTGCTGGCCGTGCTGACGGAGCACAAACTACTGCTACACTCCCTCCGGCCCGACGTCCTCACCTCCGTCAGCGAGGCCCTGGTTTCT ATGACGTTCCCTCTGCGTTGGCACTGCCCGTACATCCCCCTGTGCCCGCTGCGGCTGGCAGACGTACTGTGTGCCCCCATGCCCTTCATCGTGGGCATCCACTCCAGCTACTTTGACCTCTATGACCCCCCTACTGATGTGGTGTGTGTTGACCTGGACACCAACACCATCTTTCA AGCAGAGGACAAGAAGCTGTTGTCATGGCGATCGCTACCAAGGAAGCATGGCAAGATGCTGGTGAATACCCTCACCAACTTGATGAAGACTCTGGAGAAAA TCTACACCACTGGCCAAGAGGAGGCCACCCTGGAGTTCCTGCTGACGGACTATGACCTGATCTACGGGCGTCAGAAGCAGCTGGAGCTGGAGATCCAGGAGGCATTCCTGCGCTTCATGAGCTGCTTGCTGAGGGGCTACCGTGCCTACCTGCTGCCCATCACCCAGGCCCCTTCGGACAGGACCACCGACTGCAGCTCCCTCTTCAACCTGCAGG GCTTCCTGAAGTCTCGTGAACGCAACCACCAGAAGTTCTACACCCAGCTGACCAGGACCCAGATGTTCACTCAGTTCATCGAGGAGTGCTCATTCGTCAGTGATCGCCATGCCTGTCTGGAGTTCTTCGACGAGTGTGTCCAGAAG CAGTCGGATGTGGAGAAGCCTGAGGAGGTGCGTCTGATAGACCTGGACGAGGCCCACAGTGGGGAGCACACGGTCTTCATCATGCCCCCAGAGGAACCCCAGGAGCCAGACGGTTCAGAGTGCCCCACTCACTACAG CTATGAGACGTTCCCTGTGCTCTGCATGGATCTGTTTGaccagcctcaggaccagctACGTGTCCCTACCAAGGGGAGTGCCCCCAGCAGCCCTGCCCCACGACGGACTAAACAG gAGATTAAGCTGGCACAGAAGCGGGCACAGATATACTCGGCAGTGCCCGACATGTGGTCCAAATGCCTGCTGGGCCACTGCTATGGGCTGTGGTTCATATATCTGCCCACCTTTGTGCGGGCGGAGAGTGCCAAGGTGCGTGCCTTGCAAACGGCATATGAGGTGCTCAAGCACATGGAGACCAGGAAGGTGGTACTACCGGATGAGGTGTGTTACAGGATCCTGATGCAGCTGTGTGGGCAGTACGGGCAGCCTGTGCTCGCTGTTAGGGTACTTCTGGAGATGAAGAAAGCTGGGATCACACCCAACACCATCACCTATGCATACTACAACAAG GCAGTGCTGGAGAGCAAGTGGCCCTCTACCAATCAGGGTGGCCGTCTACGCTGGGCCAAGTTGCGTAACGTTCTGATGGCCGTGGCGCAGttcagacagccagtcagacaATGGCAGAAAAGTGGTTCAGTAGGCTCGCGGACAG ATACAATGGACAGTAACCAACGATCCCGCCCACAATCTAACCTGATTCGTCAGTCCAGCTGGAGCGGCCTTAGTGAAAGCTCCAGCCACGAATCGCTGACGGGGCCTATGGTGAAGAGCAACAGCCTGAACAGCATGAGAGGCTCAACAGACA AGTCTAAGCTCTCAATGAAGGCGGTGCTCCGGAACGCAGGTGCCAATGGCTGCAGCGATCCCGCCTCCCGTAAACCCCCCGTGGGGCCACGAGACACCTCCACCCCTTCTCCCTTTCCCCCTGGTGGTGTCCTGGTGCGCCGCGACCAGGTGTGCCTGTCCACCTTCTACAAAGACTGTGCCGAGATGGCCGACTCTGACCCTGACTGCAGCTGCCAGCCTGAGGACAGAGACGGCAG GCCACCTGGGCCTAGAGACACTGTGAGCCGCAAGGCCGTGGACGAGAACTACAATAATGTGTCACCACGGAGTCGGGGCAGCCTGACGGGGAAACTGCAGCAGCTGCTCACGCCTACTCGCCATCGAGTCTCGGGGCGGCGGGCCGCCAGTGTAGACGCCCGGCGCTCGGGGGGAGAAAACGGGCCTGTGAGCCGGGTGTCAGAACAGAGACAGTCCCGAAAGGTGGCTGAGAGCCTACTGAAGGCTAAGGAGAGGCTCTACAATGCTACTTCTGAG AGTTCTCTGTCGGTGGGGAGTGACGTTGACCTCCCTGACACCACCAATTTGGCCTTTCCTCTCCGCAAGTCCTGGGACACCAACCAAGAGGGAGCGGGACTACAGGTGTTGATGTCGAGCTGCTCCCTGTGTCGGAGCTGTAACTCCCTGGTCTATGATGAGGAGATAATGGCCGGGTGGACGTCTGACGACTCCAACCTCAACTCCAGCTGTCCCTTCTGCTCGACCACCTTCGTCCCCCTTCTCAACGCTGAGATCTGTGACCTAGGACCCATCAGCAG CCTGGAACGTACCAACTGGAacacggaggaggaggtggagagtgcAGCCAAGCCCCCTGGTGGCCAGGAGGCCATCCTGGGTCACAACGGTGTGAGTGAGGACTCCAGTTCTGAGACCAGCAGTTATTCTGAGAGCAGCAGCGCTACCATG GGTTCATCGGTGGGCGAGTCTCCCCAGGTGACGGTGGCCTACCTGAGCCCATTGGTGCTGCGCAAGGAGCTTGAGAGCCTGCTGGAGAACGAGGGCGAGGCGGTGCTGGCACAGGGCCAGCTGCTGGACAGCCACTCCATCATCTTCTGGAACCTAGTGTGGTACTTCCATCGCCTGGGCCTGCCCAGCAACCTGCTGCAGCTGGTTCGCTCCTCACCGCTGGCCAACCAACTAGCACAG ACTTCAGAGAACTCAGCAGTGAGGGTGAGGCTGCTGTGGGACACACTGACCCCTGACACAGACCACTGGCCCCCCCTCTACATCCTGTGGAGGATACACA gtggcgTACCCATGCGGAACCACAGCTGGCGGAGGCACAACCACCCCTTCACCCTGGCCTTCCTGGAGGAAGTGCTGCGCTGGGTCGGCATGAACGAGATACACAAGGGAATCACCCTCTTCCTGGAAACCATTGCTAAGCAACCAGGCACGCCCAAGATACAAAG GAGTCTGTACAGAGAGATGCTCTTCCTCACACTGGCTGCCATGGGTAGAGATCATGTTG CTGCGTTTGATAAGAAATACAAGGCTGCGTACCAACGGCTGAGTGGCTCCTTGGGGCGCGGGGAGCTCCGCAGGAAGCGAGCCCAGCCACCTAGCCCCAAGGCTGTGGACTGCAGACGGAGCTTCCTGCTGCCCCTCGAGTGCTGA
- the LOC109901946 gene encoding DENN domain-containing protein 4B-like isoform X1, protein MMEEKCPQLVDYFVVAGLAPGGSAPLDEEGQQRGGRVVEPVIDLAVIARGLGEEVPEGFTCIEKTQGGHPAELSTGLINNPHMYLCYRRGHDKPPILDLGVLYEGKEVVKQGWYVIETTPYSRSASLSSGGPATHRTFLTYRRAPESQALHTLGVTDISLLLPSKGEVAPHTFCRVEKNLNTGIWGPALYLCYKRAVAKANALVYEAGLISRYPEADVESFPLPESVPMFCLPMGVTVESWPLNTKYQLPVFSTFVLTSACGDKVYGAAIQFYEAFPRECLSERQSVRLGLVSVVDRRPITNRTLQVKKSVCVLSHWPFFTVFQKFLTFVYRYSISGPHVLPLEKHISSFMHNVPFPSPQRPRILVQLSPYDNLLLCQPVSSPLLLSGASFVKLLQNLGPENACVLLLAVLTEHKLLLHSLRPDVLTSVSEALVSMTFPLRWHCPYIPLCPLRLADVLCAPMPFIVGIHSSYFDLYDPPTDVVCVDLDTNTIFQAEDKKLLSWRSLPRKHGKMLVNTLTNLMKTLEKIYTTGQEEATLEFLLTDYDLIYGRQKQLELEIQEAFLRFMSCLLRGYRAYLLPITQAPSDRTTDCSSLFNLQGFLKSRERNHQKFYTQLTRTQMFTQFIEECSFVSDRHACLEFFDECVQKQSDVEKPEEVRLIDLDEAHSGEHTVFIMPPEEPQEPDGSECPTHYSYETFPVLCMDLFDQPQDQLRVPTKGSAPSSPAPRRTKQEIKLAQKRAQIYSAVPDMWSKCLLGHCYGLWFIYLPTFVRAESAKVRALQTAYEVLKHMETRKVVLPDEVCYRILMQLCGQYGQPVLAVRVLLEMKKAGITPNTITYAYYNKAVLESKWPSTNQGGRLRWAKLRNVLMAVAQFRQPVRQWQKSGSVGSRTDTMDSNQRSRPQSNLIRQSSWSGLSESSSHESLTGPMVKSNSLNSMRGSTDKSKLSMKAVLRNAGANGCSDPASRKPPVGPRDTSTPSPFPPGGVLVRRDQVCLSTFYKDCAEMADSDPDCSCQPEDRDGRPPGPRDTVSRKAVDENYNNVSPRSRGSLTGKLQQLLTPTRHRVSGRRAASVDARRSGGENGPVSRVSEQRQSRKVAESLLKAKERLYNATSESSLSVGSDVDLPDTTNLAFPLRKSWDTNQEGAGLQVLMSSCSLCRSCNSLVYDEEIMAGWTSDDSNLNSSCPFCSTTFVPLLNAEICDLGPISSTHHSLERTNWNTEEEVESAAKPPGGQEAILGHNGVSEDSSSETSSYSESSSATMGSSVGESPQVTVAYLSPLVLRKELESLLENEGEAVLAQGQLLDSHSIIFWNLVWYFHRLGLPSNLLQLVRSSPLANQLAQTSENSAVRVRLLWDTLTPDTDHWPPLYILWRIHSGVPMRNHSWRRHNHPFTLAFLEEVLRWVGMNEIHKGITLFLETIAKQPGTPKIQRSLYREMLFLTLAAMGRDHVAAFDKKYKAAYQRLSGSLGRGELRRKRAQPPSPKAVDCRRSFLLPLEC, encoded by the exons ATGATGGAGGAGAAATGCCCCCAGCTAGTGGACTACTTTGTGGTGGCAGGGCTGGCCCCGGGGGGCTCGGCCCCACTGGACGAAGAGGGCCAGCAGAGAGGGGGCCGGGTGGTGGAGCCGGTCATAGACCTGGCGGTGATCGCCCGGGGCTTGGGGGAGGAGGTGCCTGAGGGCTTCACCTGCATCGAGAAGACCCAGGGGGGCCACCCGGCAGAGCTGAGCACCGGACTCATCAACAACCCCCACATGTACCTGTGTTACCGCCGTGGGCATGACAAGCCACCCATCCTCGACCTCGG GGTGCTGTACGAGGGCAAAGAGGTGGTGAAGCAGGGCTGGTATGTGATCGAGACCACCCCCTACAGCCGCTCAGCCAGCCTGAGCTCCGGGGGGCCCGCCACCCACCGCACCTTCCTGACTTACCGCCGGGCCCCAGAGTCCCAGGCCCTCCACACCCTGGGGGTCACAGACATCTCCCTCCTGCTGCCCAGTAAGGGGGAGGTGGCCCCCCACACCTTCTGCCGGGTGGAGAAGAACCTCAACACTGGCATA TGGGGTCCAGCCTTATACCTGTGCTACAAGAGAGCTGTAGCCAAAGCCAATGCCCTAGTCTATGAAGCAG GTCTGATCAGTCGGTATCCGGAAGCGGACGTGGAGTCGTTCCCCCTGCCAGAGTCTGTGCCTATGTTCTGTCTGCCCATGGGTGTGACGGTGGAGAGCTGGCCCCTCAACACCAAGTACCAGCTCCCTGTCTTCTCTACCTTCGTCCTCACTAGCGCCTGTGGCGACAAG GTTTACGGTGCTGCCATCCAGTTCTATGAGGCGTTCCCACGGGAGTGCCTCTCGGAGCGGCAGAGCGTCCGTCTGGGCCTGGTGAGCGTGGTGGACCGGCGGCCTATCACCAACCGCACCCTGCAAGTGAAGAAGAGCGTGTGTGTTCTCTCCCACTGGCCCTTCTTCACCGTCTTCCAGAAGTTCCTCACCTTCGTCTACCGATACTCCATCTCCGGACCCCACGTGCTGCCCCTTGAGAA GCACATCTCCAGCTTCATGCACAACGTCCCGTTCCCTTCCCCTCAGCGGCCTCGCATCCTAGTGCAG CTCTCCCCCTATGACAACCTTCTCCTCTGTcagcctgtctcctcccccttaCTGCTCAG tggtgctaGCTTTGTGAAGCTGCTGCAGAACCTGGGCCCTGAGAACGCCTGTGTCCTGCTGCTGGCCGTGCTGACGGAGCACAAACTACTGCTACACTCCCTCCGGCCCGACGTCCTCACCTCCGTCAGCGAGGCCCTGGTTTCT ATGACGTTCCCTCTGCGTTGGCACTGCCCGTACATCCCCCTGTGCCCGCTGCGGCTGGCAGACGTACTGTGTGCCCCCATGCCCTTCATCGTGGGCATCCACTCCAGCTACTTTGACCTCTATGACCCCCCTACTGATGTGGTGTGTGTTGACCTGGACACCAACACCATCTTTCA AGCAGAGGACAAGAAGCTGTTGTCATGGCGATCGCTACCAAGGAAGCATGGCAAGATGCTGGTGAATACCCTCACCAACTTGATGAAGACTCTGGAGAAAA TCTACACCACTGGCCAAGAGGAGGCCACCCTGGAGTTCCTGCTGACGGACTATGACCTGATCTACGGGCGTCAGAAGCAGCTGGAGCTGGAGATCCAGGAGGCATTCCTGCGCTTCATGAGCTGCTTGCTGAGGGGCTACCGTGCCTACCTGCTGCCCATCACCCAGGCCCCTTCGGACAGGACCACCGACTGCAGCTCCCTCTTCAACCTGCAGG GCTTCCTGAAGTCTCGTGAACGCAACCACCAGAAGTTCTACACCCAGCTGACCAGGACCCAGATGTTCACTCAGTTCATCGAGGAGTGCTCATTCGTCAGTGATCGCCATGCCTGTCTGGAGTTCTTCGACGAGTGTGTCCAGAAG CAGTCGGATGTGGAGAAGCCTGAGGAGGTGCGTCTGATAGACCTGGACGAGGCCCACAGTGGGGAGCACACGGTCTTCATCATGCCCCCAGAGGAACCCCAGGAGCCAGACGGTTCAGAGTGCCCCACTCACTACAG CTATGAGACGTTCCCTGTGCTCTGCATGGATCTGTTTGaccagcctcaggaccagctACGTGTCCCTACCAAGGGGAGTGCCCCCAGCAGCCCTGCCCCACGACGGACTAAACAG gAGATTAAGCTGGCACAGAAGCGGGCACAGATATACTCGGCAGTGCCCGACATGTGGTCCAAATGCCTGCTGGGCCACTGCTATGGGCTGTGGTTCATATATCTGCCCACCTTTGTGCGGGCGGAGAGTGCCAAGGTGCGTGCCTTGCAAACGGCATATGAGGTGCTCAAGCACATGGAGACCAGGAAGGTGGTACTACCGGATGAGGTGTGTTACAGGATCCTGATGCAGCTGTGTGGGCAGTACGGGCAGCCTGTGCTCGCTGTTAGGGTACTTCTGGAGATGAAGAAAGCTGGGATCACACCCAACACCATCACCTATGCATACTACAACAAG GCAGTGCTGGAGAGCAAGTGGCCCTCTACCAATCAGGGTGGCCGTCTACGCTGGGCCAAGTTGCGTAACGTTCTGATGGCCGTGGCGCAGttcagacagccagtcagacaATGGCAGAAAAGTGGTTCAGTAGGCTCGCGGACAG ATACAATGGACAGTAACCAACGATCCCGCCCACAATCTAACCTGATTCGTCAGTCCAGCTGGAGCGGCCTTAGTGAAAGCTCCAGCCACGAATCGCTGACGGGGCCTATGGTGAAGAGCAACAGCCTGAACAGCATGAGAGGCTCAACAGACA AGTCTAAGCTCTCAATGAAGGCGGTGCTCCGGAACGCAGGTGCCAATGGCTGCAGCGATCCCGCCTCCCGTAAACCCCCCGTGGGGCCACGAGACACCTCCACCCCTTCTCCCTTTCCCCCTGGTGGTGTCCTGGTGCGCCGCGACCAGGTGTGCCTGTCCACCTTCTACAAAGACTGTGCCGAGATGGCCGACTCTGACCCTGACTGCAGCTGCCAGCCTGAGGACAGAGACGGCAG GCCACCTGGGCCTAGAGACACTGTGAGCCGCAAGGCCGTGGACGAGAACTACAATAATGTGTCACCACGGAGTCGGGGCAGCCTGACGGGGAAACTGCAGCAGCTGCTCACGCCTACTCGCCATCGAGTCTCGGGGCGGCGGGCCGCCAGTGTAGACGCCCGGCGCTCGGGGGGAGAAAACGGGCCTGTGAGCCGGGTGTCAGAACAGAGACAGTCCCGAAAGGTGGCTGAGAGCCTACTGAAGGCTAAGGAGAGGCTCTACAATGCTACTTCTGAG AGTTCTCTGTCGGTGGGGAGTGACGTTGACCTCCCTGACACCACCAATTTGGCCTTTCCTCTCCGCAAGTCCTGGGACACCAACCAAGAGGGAGCGGGACTACAGGTGTTGATGTCGAGCTGCTCCCTGTGTCGGAGCTGTAACTCCCTGGTCTATGATGAGGAGATAATGGCCGGGTGGACGTCTGACGACTCCAACCTCAACTCCAGCTGTCCCTTCTGCTCGACCACCTTCGTCCCCCTTCTCAACGCTGAGATCTGTGACCTAGGACCCATCAGCAG CACTCACCACAGCCTGGAACGTACCAACTGGAacacggaggaggaggtggagagtgcAGCCAAGCCCCCTGGTGGCCAGGAGGCCATCCTGGGTCACAACGGTGTGAGTGAGGACTCCAGTTCTGAGACCAGCAGTTATTCTGAGAGCAGCAGCGCTACCATG GGTTCATCGGTGGGCGAGTCTCCCCAGGTGACGGTGGCCTACCTGAGCCCATTGGTGCTGCGCAAGGAGCTTGAGAGCCTGCTGGAGAACGAGGGCGAGGCGGTGCTGGCACAGGGCCAGCTGCTGGACAGCCACTCCATCATCTTCTGGAACCTAGTGTGGTACTTCCATCGCCTGGGCCTGCCCAGCAACCTGCTGCAGCTGGTTCGCTCCTCACCGCTGGCCAACCAACTAGCACAG ACTTCAGAGAACTCAGCAGTGAGGGTGAGGCTGCTGTGGGACACACTGACCCCTGACACAGACCACTGGCCCCCCCTCTACATCCTGTGGAGGATACACA gtggcgTACCCATGCGGAACCACAGCTGGCGGAGGCACAACCACCCCTTCACCCTGGCCTTCCTGGAGGAAGTGCTGCGCTGGGTCGGCATGAACGAGATACACAAGGGAATCACCCTCTTCCTGGAAACCATTGCTAAGCAACCAGGCACGCCCAAGATACAAAG GAGTCTGTACAGAGAGATGCTCTTCCTCACACTGGCTGCCATGGGTAGAGATCATGTTG CTGCGTTTGATAAGAAATACAAGGCTGCGTACCAACGGCTGAGTGGCTCCTTGGGGCGCGGGGAGCTCCGCAGGAAGCGAGCCCAGCCACCTAGCCCCAAGGCTGTGGACTGCAGACGGAGCTTCCTGCTGCCCCTCGAGTGCTGA